The sequence CGCAGTGTTTAAAACAGGTTGTTCCGCCGTGCAGATTGATAACGAAATCTTTTAGGGATTAGAAAGGGAACTAACGTTTTCATACGAAGACATTTTGTATCTTCATCCGATCTCTAAGCCTTAACGAACCTACGACGATGATGAAGCGTTACTAAATGCTCGAGGAAATATCACATCATACGCGTTCCAGGAAGAGGAACATACAGGGTGTCGCAGAGTTACCACactttgaaaataagagaattaAATTCAGCATTTCGCCAGCTAATAATGACGCAGAAGACAATGACGAACTACCTACTTCAGTTACAAATCAGACACTTCCAACCCAATGAACGCGCAATGTTGCTTCGGTAAtacaatatgaaaattcataaagaAGATTATTAAGAAAATCGTTAGCAGAAGCTGCAGTATCGGACGAAGTCCCAACTCGCTCGAACGAAGCCAAACGCCGAGCGGACTCTCCTTGGCAGTCGAACGGGCAGGAAAGTTCTCGTTGGAGGAGAACGATCTAGCGGTTTTTCCTGGGGATCCCAAATAAAGGAGGCGTAGGAAAGCGGCGCGCAACGAAATCCCGGTACTTTTTAAGAGAAAAGCCTCGGGTCGCCCCGCGACAACGCGGATTCCCTTAAAGGAGAGCGCGATCGCACGGGATCGCGGCTCGCGAACGCTAAACGCGAGGCTTGTCGAGTCAACGCGCTGAAAATGGGCGCGGCTCGGAATGTCGATCGTTCCGTGGATGACGGAGGCTAGACCGAGGCGAGCCCAGGGCCGCGGGCCGAAACGAAGAGATCCCAGGCGAAATTCCATGTCCACCGGCAGCCATCCGTTGCACagcgaaaatctgaaatttccaGCCCGACCGGGTTAACTCCGGGTGAATTCCGATCGAACGAACACGAACGGCGCGCGATCCGCTCCGACAGAAAAGTCATCGAACAGGAATCGCGGTTGGTTTATGAATTTCCAACGAAACGAGCGGCGTCGAGGAGCGGACGATCGTTTTGATCCGcgatagaatttttattgtatgcaGATCTCAAGGAAGAATTCTGCGTCGAATTTCATGTGCGTCTTGGAACTGCATGCATTACAGTTACTCGTCTAATTATAGACCTGAATGAATGCGCGTATATAGacgtaattacataaatatgggAACACTTATTGCCGGAGAGAAAGAACGCTTTTCAACGGAAAATCGCTTCTGATCGAACATTCGTCTTGATTCGTCTTCTGCGATGCAGCATGGACTGTAATGGAATTTCTGTTTCGCTCTTGGCCTCTCGAGATTGGAAAGATTTCTCGATGATTTTTGtgcttattaaattaatatcgaatCGAGTTACCAAGAGTAAACACTGATTTACGCGTTGGAAAGTGTGTACCTCGAAACCAACACCTGTGTGATACCGTACTTTCTACGGTAGAATTGCGCCGCGCAATTCATCCTGCCCCGAGTATCGATAAACATTTCAGCCGAGTAAAACATTGGCCGCCGTTTAACAGCTGGACTTCAGTCGTGAATCTAGCGCGATCGCGCGGTTCAGGTCGTTCCATTCTTTTCGCTAAAGAAAAGAGTGACCGATAGAAAGCTCGAATCGGCGCGAGAATGGAACGTTAATGCAGAATGGAATTCGTGTCGCGGTAACGAAAAATACGATAAATTCAACGTGACGCTCCGAAGACTGAAAATATTATCAGCCCTTTGAGGATGAACATCAGCATATCGATATCAAGATTTCGTATTTAGAATACGAAGTCGCAAggcaataatttaattattcaaacaacgtAGAATTAATCCGTGGTTTCCTCTGTTCCTATTATTCAGAAGTTCGACATATAATTTTACTCCGACGAATGTTTCGAAAGCTTCAAAAAATCTTCTAAACTAGCGGATTCTTATCGTCATTGACACTTCGGGTGCGAGGAATGTTTAAAGTATTCGAATCCTTCATCGGAGAAAACtggattataaaagaaaataccgAGAATAACAATGACGGTTCTACGTGTTTCTAAAAAGGGAACAAGGGGAAGTTCCTATCAATATCTCTCGGGAATCGAGAGTATCGAATCGCTCCCATAACTCCCCCGATTGCCACGGAAGAACGGTACCATCCGCTGCAAACGCGGTACGGCTTCCTCGTGGAATATTTCACGAAAGATTCGTGAGAACCTCTTCCCACCGAACAGACTCCCAAGGCCCCCGCGGATGAACTTGACCTTCGACCCGAACGTTCACCTGTGACAAGGACGACGGAAGCCGGGGAGATTCCACTTCCGGTCTTGCCCGTCTAACGAGAACGAAGCCCTTTTTCTGAAGACCCTGAATTAATCGGCTTATTCCTTCGTTCGACGTTCGCCCCTTAACGCGCATTACTAGACCACCAGTATTTATGCGAATTCCCACCTTCACGGAATCCTGGATCGTCGAAAAATTCCTTTCGGCGGTCAAAGCGATTCGCTGAAttaggaaaaatattttgaacctCAGCTTCGTTAGCAATTGGAATCTCCGGTTCGTTTCGAATTGCAGTTCTGTGGAGGATAGAATCTTTAAACGACTGTTTTCGATTCACGCGAATTTTCGACGAGTCGAATAATTGCAATCGCTGCGTTGAATATGTAAAAAGTTTGATTTAATCTGTTCAGCATTCTTGGAACTCGTGGAACAAGGCGAGAACGTCATAAGCGGCGCAGAAGTTTGGGGAAAATGTCGGAGGAACTAAAAAAAGCAGAGATACCAGCGGACGTCGGAGCGTTAGCTACGGAACGGACGGACTTTCCAACGCGTTTACCGTAATTCGTTCGTGTAACGTGTTATTAATCGAATCATGTCCCAGGATATTCCTTCGGCGCCGAGAAACGAGGGATTCTTTTTTATCTGTCCCAGCTGAAATACTTTCTTCGATTTTTATGCGTCCCCTAAGTGTAGAAAGTGGTCGCAAAAAACGAACTAATAAGTAACGACGtcctaatgaatatttaaccagCCTATTTGCAAGTTTCCAACGTCGCTGTCGATAATTATCATGGGAAAACTGTCGGTTCGGTTTTCTCTGTATCGGTGTACGACGATTTTACTCGTTATTCGCGAATTGAAAATATCCTGTGTACTCGCGGACGCGGCTAGGTGTATCCGGGATGACACAATCATCGACACAAGCGAAACCTGTTTTTTCTACGACGAAAATAACCGGCCGCCGATCAAGTGCTTATACTTTCGGCGTGTCCCCCCGCGAAAGTCCTATTCTACATTTAAATTTGAACATCACCTGCGCAGAAATCGGTCAGGTCAGTCACGCGAGGAATGTTGGCGATTTGTGTCGGATCCGATGAAATATAGTTCAAGTGTTTCCACCACAAAGGAAGGAATTCGAACGCGAATGCGTCAGCGGAGAATGTAAAAGTGGAACTTTGAAGATACATATTAACTACTTTTTTCAAGTTCGTATCTTAGGCGAACAGAAGTCACGATCGGTACACTTTAATCAGTTGGACAACAACGGAGGGAAAAAGTTATCTTTTTGTTCGTAGGCTCGTAAGCTTGAATATATCTAAATTAGAGTAAAAATTGATATGCTCTTTAAATTCTTTCCAAAATGAACGCGACTGCACGAAGAAATTTTCTGTTCCTTCTCTAGAGACAAAAAGGTGACCGAACACATTTGTCCACGAAAGCCAAGGTATCTCTTCAACGCACCGACTGCGAGCCAGACTCGATCGTGACGAAATCCACCTGAACCGTGAAATCACCGACGCACCAGCCATTAAGTGCCCAGGCCGAAAGAAAGGTGTAACAAAAATCACGAGGGAAACACGTTGTCCATTAAATAACGGGGTTACCAGTAGAGGCAGATCTCGCATTGAGCACAACGTGGCACTCCGTGAGATTCCGTAGCGGCTGAAGAATGTCCCCCCACTGCTCGGGGAATCGTTCGGAAACGGGAGGAGAAAAAAGAACCATAATCCCGATGAGCAAGTGAACCTACGAACCTGGATTTGGGCGCGCTTGACCTCGGTGTAGAGCCAGTTGTCGGTGGAAAAGGCGATCGCGAGGAGGCCGGTGGCAATGATACCGGTTATGGTCGCGAGGGACAGCGTCACCGCGGAACAGGGCATCTTGgtatcctcttcttcttcttcttcttcttcttatttttcttcttctttctcttcttctttttcttcgtcaacctcttcctcttctttcttaTATTCTACCGATTTCCCTTTATCGACCACACTCCACGCTCCGTTACGTTCACCTCACAAGGCACCACTTGCGACGATACTGAGAAGAAGAGCTACGATGCTGAGGAACAGaggtcgtcgtcgtcctcgagGTTGTCGAGCATCCGTGGACTAAAAGGAACAaggaagaaagagggagggaggaAGAGCGTAACAGAGAGATGCCGAGAGAAAGATATGAGACTCGCACGAAACAGGTCACGAACCGTTCGCGAATCGGTCCAGCCTTCGCGAGATAATCCTTCGGAAGAGGATCGGACGCGAACTCGGTCAACGGAATTTCTGGATCACGATCGTGCGTGGTACACCGGGCGATCGTGGGTCGGTTGGTGGAAGAAGAGGACGAGGGAGTACTACTTCTCGAGGATGAGGACGTCCTTCAGGGTGCACGATACTCCGCGATACGCATTACTACCATTCTCTCCTACGACAACGACACTAACGGCCCGACTCACCTCGGAGAAAAGCCGAGAGTCGACCAAGGAGAGAGAACCGGACCCGAAGTGGGGATATGCACGTAGCCCCGGGCAGGTATATTACCTGTGTTTTACCTTCAGCGGTGCTCAACGCAGGCCGAGGCCCGAGCCGCTACGCGGAGAATGCAGCGCGCAGGCTACGCCGATTGGCTGCCCCCACGGGATAATGGAATCGCACAGTGGGTGGGTCCCTGGGAACCGATTTTTCCTTCGGGAACGTCTCTCGGACGTGTGTCCTGCGTTCCCTGCCCTCCGATGCACCGAACCCGGCCGGTTTCAGAGGCCATGGACGGAGACTTCGACGCACGCATGTGCGCGAATTCCTTGATGCGCACGATCCATTCCGTGCTGTTTATTCTAATCTTGCTTTTAGGAATCATGCCGTGGTACCGATGCATCGGTGGAGGAGCTCCTTTTCGATACTTTTACTTGAATTCGAACTTCGCTTCGGACGCGGTGTTTTGATAATGTAATTCCGAGGGAGTTGGTGGGGGAAAGGAACAGTAAAGCAGTTATCGTTGTAAGGTAgaagtaaatttaataatatcgcatgtatatcgtttaattaaatcgtGGAAATAGGCTTGTATGAAAATTTCGCGGTTGAATTACACCGTTATCAGGATTCGAAGTGGTGATGTAGAGTTTCGTTGTAGGATCTTCTTACGTGGAAGTAGATTAACAACAAATAACTGCAAAATATATGGAAACGATTTATTAACAAGTTCTCTTctggttaacaggttaaaatgcAGGCTCAGTATGCGATACCACAGATGCGGTCggcttttaataaatatttcattgcttGGACAGTTGATGTTTACACTAGCAACGATcggatgtaaatatttaatatacaaatgaagGATACCGTAGCACAATGGAGATACAAGAGTTGGGGGACGTGGGGGAAATGAGAACAGCGTTTGCACGGCTGTCTACCTGCTACCATAAAGCATTCCTTCCTTGTTCCTTTACCAAACAGTCCCACCACCAGCGAGATAAAGTCGATGCAATAGTCGAAGGCGGGGAAAAGCGAGGAATTCCTTGCATTCTGCGCGCTTCCCCGTCCGTTTTGCCTCGGCAGCCTTGGCTACCGCGGGTTCCACCTTTTTACCGCGTTTGATTAATTTTGATCCACGGGTaatcctctctctttctctttctttctcctccttctctgtccctctctcgCTCAGTCCCTCTCCGTTCGCCCCCTCCTACACGGATACCTGTCGGTGATAGATCACCAGCAAGGAGCGAGGAGCACCTGCGTACCTGCGGGTTCGTGAAATCGCGGACATGCAGGTACCAGGAATTTTTGCGCGGCTAATGCCACTTCGACCTTAATTGCCCACCTGAATTTTACAAGTCTGCCTTGGTAATTGTTACACCGAGCAATCAGTGCATACAATACTTTATAACGTATAAACTGACTGAAATGAAACGTTTTTAATAATGGTATTCGATGTTTATATACACCTCGAAGAATCTCGTGCAATAATTCTGTCGCTCAAATAATTAGTAATGCTGTTACTGTGTTGGGACCAAAGAAATTTGGATGTATTTTTGTAGCTCGCTGAAATGTACGACTTAAtgggttattaattattacattgtaataCGGTTCCGTTTGTTTTGAACTCGTTCTCCAATAGGATTGCGAAGAAATGAGagattggaatttttaattaatatgaaagagAATTGTATCTGCTACACTGAacctttttataagaaatttaatctGCTAACCGTAGAGTATGAGTAAATTCTTAACAACAGTCGATTAAATATCAGAGGAAATTAATCAGttactaaaatttaatattgaagggTCATACGGTGTACCCTGAAAGGGAGAACCTTTGGCATTCCATGCCTTTCTAAAAATTTTCTCCATTCTctgtaaataaaacattcacAGGTATTATATTgtcattaaatacataatagGTTTATGAAACAGTGATTTTACTCACAATATCTTCAGAAGTTGGTTTACCAAGAAGCTTTTGCTGATGATTCCACATCAACTCTTGAACTTTCATTTGCTCTTCTAATCCCATATCATCCAAATTTCTTGAACAATCTATCTTCTTCAATTCTATTTTTGGTTCACCAACTATCAGTGCATCCCACCACCTCTCAGAAGCTTTTTCAAAATGAATCTACAATGAAACAAATCATATACGATAGATAGCATCTAtgtatattagaaatttttaaagcaATATTCATTATATCATTCAACTTACACTGATATGCTGTCCAGGTACTACCGACCATACAGATTCATTTTTTCTGGTCTTATAACAAagtttttccataaaaattgtagtcCATTCTGAATCAGAATATTCTTCCTGATGTTGCGCTAGTGTTGATGTTCTTGCTTCTATTTTAATATCCATTGAATCTAAATCAACTTTAAGGTCTTTTGCAGTCTTTATACAATCCGGTATCTTAATGAGAACATCTAGATCACTAATGGTTTGTGACCATGTATAATTGTCTCTTACTGCTCCATTGTAACTATCAGAAATCctattattttctactaatCGAATTTCTTTATCTGTAACTTGTCCCTCTGTACTTGTTTCTACTTCAATTTCTTCAACAACTTGTGGACCAATCTCTTCTGTAATTATTATTGcttcattttcagtttcctcattACTCGTAGCAttagaatctttatttattgGTGGATCCGTTCCACTTGAACATTTGGCAATATTTTCCCATTTTTGTAAACTACTTAAAACCAATTTCTTTGTCATCCCAGGTGGGAAACCTAATTTCTGATCTGGACCAGATTCAACATAAAAATCTGTACTGTAATCGAATTgtatgttactatttttattagtGACACATTTTCTACCATGAAGTGTAAACCATACATAAAAATCACTTAAACTACATGATCACTTACCGTCTGCAAAGAAATCCAAAAAATGCATCTAAGAAAttgacaatatttttttcttctgttaaaatttgtaaaaatgcaTTATCGTGGTCAGAATTCATTGTATACAATCTCACTGGTCTACTTGTATCAAGGGTTTCCCAGATAATGCAATcgtttaatttaacaattaactgTTCTATAAAATGTATTGATAGACTATTTTCAAGGTTTCTCTTTAAACGTTCTTATATTGcgtattttaataaacatttacaagAAATGTATTTAAAGATAAACTGTTTGAGAATCACTGATTAAAAAGTTAAATGCAGATAACGCCTATCTGTCGAACAATTTTGattgtgtaaaataaataaactatgttttagtttttaatataatttttattattataagtttCCCAgtttttctcaaaaatattgGATTGAATGACAGATATAACGATCACATTCACTACGAGAATGCGCCACTATCGCATTTAATACGTCACTGTTTTCTTCACAGTGCATGTTTCGCAAAAAGCATGCATTGTTTACTTATTTTGACGTTTCATAAAgtcattgaaagaaatataaattagtatctataaaataaaaataatcgccATTATGAAAAGGACTTGAATGGATTCAAATTGACGAAATGGAAAAGTTTTAAGATTGTGAAGTGTTTTctgaaacaattttaaatttcatagtcTAATCATTTTAATAGAACGTTGTTAACACTAATATAATCGCGCCAATTTGTGCAATGACCACTATGCCTAATTTTACTCCAGAAATAGCGAAAGGTATTTAAAGTTAtcagtaaaatattcattattggaattatatttaattagtatAAGCATTAAAAAATCTTACTTGATAACTTTGCTTCAGCTGTTCTAACTGATGTTCTAACAGCATTAAGCACCCcagaaaatattcagaaattaacAGAGGCGAAGGAAAACTCAGGAAATGAAATGCTCAAAATGATGCAATTTGTTTTTCCAATCGTAGTACAAATTCAAATGGATGTTATTAAGAACTATGGGTTTCCAGAAGGAAGGGAAGGTAAACTttaagttgaaaattaatttaccttaTGATACAATgtttttttacaaataatttattaatctttCATACATTACAGGTACAGTTCAGTTTGCACAATTACTCAGAGCTTTAGAGAGGGAAGACCCTGAAATAGCACAATTGCATAGTCAAGTTCGCTCGTACTTCCTTCCTCCAGTTACTATAAGTTCTTCAACTGAAGCATCTCTTTAGAATAAAACATATTACACATAACAAAAGATTGCTTTATTCATGAGTTCTTCTATTCAATCATATGATAAATGCcacaagtaaaaacaaatagagTAAACAGTTATATAATTATGGAGGATTAATCCCATAAACCATAAACCTGGAAACAATTTCTtaggtttatttttaaaaatcataactttttttttttacatcttTGGACTCAACATACGTACTCAAAGGTACTGTTTTTATACCATTTATGTCATAGACAAAAAATAGTAATCATTACTTTCCTTCATATGTATTTATCTCAAAAATTCGAACTTGAATTCAACACAGAGGAAAGATTTATACAAGGgaacttcaaattaaatatttaatcagaaaaattaaaaatttttacatttatttgtataataataataatattaataataataataataataatataatctactaaaatatataatattcattcgtaAATGTCCTTTGAATTTGCTCTGCACTTACACCAACACTAAAAACTAAACAGTGTTCCATTGTTCGCGTAAAAATGAAGCCCGTGCATCACATTATGTACGTAAACATTATGTAAGAAAATATCGATCTATTCCTTTGTATaggtagtaataataataaaaagaaaaacagaaacaaacatTTTGATCGTTTagcaaataaaaacaaaatatttaagagTTCATCAATTTGTAGATTCGAAGGATATGTCATTTAAATACAACAATATCACTATAGAAGCAGTGGATGCAGACTATGAAATCAGTGTAATGTAACTTTGGGTGGTATAGAGTGACTTACATTCCTATCACATACAACTTCATATTTTCGCGAACATCCGGATAAATACacattaaatatacaatttcaatCATAGAAGCAAATATGTTGAAAATGCATAATgcaacaaaaattattaatttaacgaaGAATAATACAATGGAATTATTTAAGCAATATTTACTTGTAACAGAATTTAAACTGCGTGCAACTGATCGTGTACGATTCACTTAGAAGCAGGCAAAAAATAGTTCCCCCATTTGCCAATCGCTGAACGCATAGAAACCATTGTATtctcgtataaaaattgtaaaatgcgTTAATTGCTTTAATAAAGGAAATGCTGAGTCGGTACCGACACTACCTGCAAAGTAGTCCTTAAAAGAAATTCACTAATAAATACATACACGCGTTTTGATTGTCGACTACCATCATTAATCTGATAACCAGGGGAGACGAGTTAACTTGCCATTTGTATTTGACCTCGTGTTTCAGTTGCAAtatctttttcaaaatttagttAATAATTCTTGGGATTTTGTTACGTTAATCGTTTTCTTTTCTGAATTACATCGCCGCGAGTGTTCAGAATCGAAAGATCACCCGGTCAACAGATTAAAAAAGGCGACCGTCGTACCGACGTGTTCCCGTAGAGCCGTCAATAGATAGAGACGTGCTCGCTCGAGCGTGTGGAAAGTATTGATGTAAAATCCAAAAATGGAAAAGAACGAGCGAACGATGTTAGAAAACACTTTCAGGCTTCGTTAAAAGTATCGTATATATCGTCCATCAAATACAGACAAGAAAAGAGACTTGACAATTGGGGAACGATATGCTGTTAacgtatttacaattttttcagttttcattatataaatcaAGGTACAATTGTAAATTGCTTCGTATGAAACGAAAGCTACTCCGATTCATTTTACTGTCCTCAAATTATGGTTGGtaccttaacctgttaaccggggaagacgagttaactcgtcgtcGATATCAACCTGTGATTCTTTccaatgtttcatttgtttccctAACGATTGGattacggatgtttatgcaaatatagaCATTTACGGACCAATTCATCGAAATTGGAAGGAAAGTGAAAATTTTTGCTGTGTTCAGGGCTCATTCGAATTCCAAACAAAATGGAAACCCTATTATCTTTCATTcgatacattattttattggaTTATAGACGATCATGAATGTTATAAATTGCATAGAATCCGCAATCGGCTAACTGATTCTTTCGAATCGTATATGTATGCGTATGAATGAAAAATCTCTCGGTTAACAGGTCAACCTGACTATTGAACGAGTAAAAAACGCCTCATATTTGTATGGATATAACCATTCaacgaaaattcttcgaattttcaatttttccataATAACCAACATAACCTATCTCAGTATCGACGTGAGTTTTCGTGAAACAATAAAATGCTTCGATTTTAATAACAGCGACTTCTCACCGACAGGAAAATGCATTATGTATCTGTCTTCTACGCTTGGTTCTCCACGGTGCACGAAGCCTATGTAATTACCGTTGAACAGTCGCTGGaatgaaatgtattaaattttcagaaattaaatTCGAACCGTACATATGCGTATGTCTTCGTGGCGTTAAAAGACGATGTTGCTTTTGCAGTGAACTGCTGCTTCAGACTGTTTCATCCGCAAGTACTTCGAGGTATTGACAAACGCAACGAATAATAAGCGAAAGACATCGTTTTACTAATATGCGCGGCGGCTTTCTCAGCAAGATGAGTATTCAGGTAGAAACACATTTCCGTCGCCTTCTCGCAAACTCACGTAATCAAACGCTCACACCCGTGATACCATTAATGGATGCATAGTAGCGTGTTATCACTAGCTTGTGAATTTCATGCATTTAAgaaagtttaaaatttgtacttgcataaacatccgtaatATACTTATGTTATTTCACACGAATCCtcgttaatatagttttaaaagtaaTTCATTTATACCCTATTACAGAGTAATTCTAT comes from Nomia melanderi isolate GNS246 chromosome 7, iyNomMela1, whole genome shotgun sequence and encodes:
- the LOC116430472 gene encoding protein C10 gives rise to the protein MTTMPNFTPEIAKAVLTDVLTALSTPENIQKLTEAKENSGNEMLKMMQFVFPIVVQIQMDVIKNYGFPEGREGTVQFAQLLRALEREDPEIAQLHSQVRSYFLPPVTISSSTEASL
- the LOC143174730 gene encoding nudC domain-containing protein 3 isoform X2 — its product is MHFLDFFADDFYVESGPDQKLGFPPGMTKKLVLSSLQKWENIAKCSSGTDPPINKDSNATSNEETENEAIIITEEIGPQVVEEIEVETSTEGQVTDKEIRLVENNRISDSYNGAVRDNYTWSQTISDLDVLIKIPDCIKTAKDLKVDLDSMDIKIEARTSTLAQHQEEYSDSEWTTIFMEKLCYKTRKNESVWSVVPGQHISIHFEKASERWWDALIVGEPKIELKKIDCSRNLDDMGLEEQMKVQELMWNHQQKLLGKPTSEDIRMEKIFRKAWNAKGSPFQGTPYDPSILNFSN
- the LOC143174730 gene encoding nudC domain-containing protein 3 isoform X3, whose product is MHFLDFFADDQKLGFPPGMTKKLVLSSLQKWENIAKCSSGTDPPINKDSNATSNEETENEAIIITEEIGPQVVEEIEVETSTEGQVTDKEIRLVENNRISDSYNGAVRDNYTWSQTISDLDVLIKIPDCIKTAKDLKVDLDSMDIKIEARTSTLAQHQEEYSDSEWTTIFMEKLCYKTRKNESVWSVVPGQHISIHFEKASERWWDALIVGEPKIELKKIDCSRNLDDMGLEEQMKVQELMWNHQQKLLGKPTSEDIRMEKIFRKAWNAKGSPFQGTPYDPSILNFSN
- the LOC143174730 gene encoding nudC domain-containing protein 3 isoform X1; translation: MNSDHDNAFLQILTEEKNIVNFLDAFFGFLCRRTDFYVESGPDQKLGFPPGMTKKLVLSSLQKWENIAKCSSGTDPPINKDSNATSNEETENEAIIITEEIGPQVVEEIEVETSTEGQVTDKEIRLVENNRISDSYNGAVRDNYTWSQTISDLDVLIKIPDCIKTAKDLKVDLDSMDIKIEARTSTLAQHQEEYSDSEWTTIFMEKLCYKTRKNESVWSVVPGQHISIHFEKASERWWDALIVGEPKIELKKIDCSRNLDDMGLEEQMKVQELMWNHQQKLLGKPTSEDIRMEKIFRKAWNAKGSPFQGTPYDPSILNFSN